One Sediminicola sp. YIK13 DNA segment encodes these proteins:
- a CDS encoding 3-keto-5-aminohexanoate cleavage protein, with protein sequence MHEKVVINFTPTGMIPNKKMTPHVPVSVSEIIEDVHQATELGITLVHLHARDAKTGEPTHKKEVYGEIIEGIRKYAPELVVCVSLSGRNVSELELRADPLNLEGNLKPDLGSLTLSSLNFANSASRNSPKMVQDLAARMKEKGIVPELEAFDNGMVNYSKYLIKKKLIGPPYYFNLLLGNIAGSQANLLHTGMMINDLPEESVWSLAGLGVDQLKMNSLAIAIGGGVRVGLEDNIWFDTKKIQLASNIGLLKRIHTLAKANGREIMTPEEFRKIMNLEPGNGKYGRQF encoded by the coding sequence ATGCACGAGAAAGTAGTAATAAACTTCACGCCTACGGGTATGATTCCTAACAAAAAAATGACTCCGCATGTTCCTGTAAGTGTATCAGAGATTATTGAAGATGTACATCAGGCCACGGAACTGGGTATTACTTTGGTTCATTTGCACGCTAGGGACGCCAAAACTGGGGAGCCAACTCATAAAAAGGAGGTTTATGGAGAAATAATTGAAGGTATCCGCAAATATGCCCCTGAGTTGGTGGTATGTGTTTCTTTGAGTGGTAGGAACGTTAGTGAATTGGAGTTGAGGGCAGATCCATTGAATTTGGAAGGCAATCTTAAACCAGATTTAGGCAGTCTGACCCTAAGTTCTTTGAATTTTGCTAATTCAGCAAGCCGAAATTCACCTAAAATGGTTCAAGATTTGGCTGCTCGTATGAAGGAGAAAGGTATTGTTCCGGAATTGGAGGCATTCGATAATGGCATGGTCAATTATTCAAAATATTTGATCAAGAAAAAATTGATTGGGCCACCATATTATTTCAACCTCCTACTAGGTAATATAGCAGGGTCTCAAGCCAATTTATTGCATACCGGCATGATGATCAATGATTTGCCGGAAGAATCTGTCTGGAGTCTTGCAGGATTGGGGGTAGATCAGTTAAAAATGAATTCACTAGCAATTGCCATTGGGGGAGGTGTCAGGGTTGGTCTAGAGGATAATATTTGGTTCGATACAAAGAAAATCCAATTGGCTTCTAATATAGGCTTACTGAAAAGAATACATACCCTTGCGAAGGCAAATGGTAGAGAAATAATGACACCCGAAGAATTTCGAAAAATAATGAATCTGGAACCGGGAAATGGGAAATACGGGCGTCAATTTTAA
- a CDS encoding xanthine dehydrogenase family protein molybdopterin-binding subunit has protein sequence MTHIKTQYNRRSFIKVSAAAGGGMLIGFSWLNGCKPNAPEIAEGVAVPKEWFEINGYIKIGETGMVTIYSPNPEIGQNIRTSMPMIVAEELDVPWENVVVEQAPLNTGWYQNQFAGGSLSIRLSWNALRMAGATGRRMLMEAAAKEWGLQASDLTASEGMIKEANGERSISYGEIASKAVGIEIPEEVELKAVNDFKLIGTSVKNVDGNKIVTGEPLFGLDFHREGMQLAMIQHPPSFGMTVKDFNEAEIKSMPGVTDAFIIDTTIAEPGGFDEKGFKQLIAIVGKSTWQLMQAKKALKANWETSGELESSDTHLKRLEKALVSGEVVESRKDGNPEAAFKKAAKVIERTYSAPFIAHNTLEPMNFFANVTEDAAELIGPTQTPEALEGSVAKLLNLPLENITVNMTRIGGGFGRRLYVHFGVEAAAISKKIGGPVKLIYSREDDMTQGTYRPTYRSVYKAGLDENNNLIAFTVKGAGLPDGPVFPNRFPAGAVENYSAEKINAETNVTTGAWRAPRSNFTAGAEQSFLDEVAEAAGKDPIDFRLELFERAIKDPVGEEYEYDAERYAGVLKLVKEKANWGKTKPEIYRGVAAYFCHSTYVAEVFDMVINDGQPTVQKVWCAVDCGIVVNRDAAKNMIQGGVIDGIGHSMYSQLTFENGAPNQMNFDKYQLIRHSQAPKEIEVFFVENQIDPTGLGEPGLPPAIGALANALYKVTGQRHYHQPFMTEKQVVG, from the coding sequence ATGACTCACATAAAAACACAATATAATCGTCGTTCATTTATTAAGGTTTCCGCTGCTGCCGGTGGCGGCATGCTCATAGGATTTAGCTGGCTCAACGGATGCAAGCCCAACGCTCCTGAAATTGCAGAAGGTGTGGCTGTTCCAAAAGAATGGTTTGAAATAAATGGTTATATCAAAATAGGTGAAACCGGAATGGTCACCATATATTCTCCAAATCCGGAGATAGGCCAAAACATTAGGACTTCGATGCCTATGATTGTAGCCGAAGAACTGGATGTCCCTTGGGAAAATGTAGTAGTTGAACAAGCACCCCTTAATACAGGATGGTATCAAAATCAATTCGCAGGTGGAAGTCTTTCCATCCGATTGAGCTGGAATGCACTGCGGATGGCTGGAGCCACAGGGAGAAGAATGTTGATGGAAGCGGCGGCCAAGGAATGGGGCTTACAAGCCTCAGATTTAACTGCCAGTGAAGGAATGATAAAAGAAGCCAATGGAGAGCGTTCCATCTCATACGGGGAAATAGCCTCAAAAGCCGTGGGCATCGAAATTCCAGAAGAAGTTGAACTTAAGGCAGTAAATGATTTTAAGCTGATAGGGACAAGTGTCAAGAATGTGGACGGGAATAAAATTGTAACCGGCGAGCCCCTTTTTGGTTTAGATTTCCATCGAGAGGGCATGCAACTCGCCATGATACAACACCCACCCTCATTTGGTATGACAGTTAAAGATTTTAATGAGGCAGAGATAAAAAGTATGCCCGGGGTGACTGATGCTTTTATCATAGATACGACCATTGCGGAACCAGGTGGATTCGACGAAAAAGGTTTCAAGCAATTGATTGCCATTGTGGGAAAATCTACCTGGCAGTTGATGCAAGCCAAAAAAGCATTAAAAGCAAATTGGGAAACCAGTGGCGAATTAGAAAGTTCCGACACCCATTTGAAACGATTGGAGAAAGCGCTTGTTTCGGGAGAGGTAGTGGAAAGCAGAAAAGATGGCAACCCTGAGGCAGCTTTTAAAAAGGCAGCCAAAGTCATAGAAAGGACCTACAGTGCGCCTTTCATAGCACATAACACCTTGGAACCCATGAACTTTTTCGCCAATGTTACTGAAGATGCTGCAGAACTTATTGGTCCAACACAAACTCCCGAAGCTTTAGAAGGCTCGGTTGCCAAATTATTAAACCTGCCCCTTGAGAATATCACCGTAAACATGACACGTATTGGAGGAGGATTTGGTAGAAGGCTTTATGTACACTTTGGTGTTGAAGCGGCCGCTATTTCCAAAAAAATAGGAGGTCCGGTGAAGTTAATATATTCCAGAGAAGATGATATGACCCAGGGTACCTATCGCCCTACCTATAGATCTGTATACAAAGCAGGTCTTGATGAAAATAATAATTTGATCGCTTTTACGGTCAAAGGTGCCGGATTACCTGATGGTCCAGTATTTCCGAATCGTTTTCCTGCAGGTGCCGTTGAGAATTATTCGGCTGAAAAAATTAATGCTGAAACGAATGTCACCACGGGGGCATGGCGCGCACCTAGATCTAATTTTACAGCAGGTGCCGAGCAATCCTTTCTTGATGAAGTAGCCGAAGCTGCAGGCAAAGATCCTATAGATTTCCGTTTAGAATTATTTGAACGGGCAATTAAAGACCCGGTTGGCGAAGAATATGAATATGATGCAGAACGCTATGCCGGAGTATTAAAGCTGGTGAAAGAGAAAGCCAATTGGGGAAAAACCAAACCTGAAATTTATAGGGGCGTAGCGGCTTATTTCTGTCATTCTACCTATGTTGCAGAAGTTTTTGATATGGTAATAAATGACGGGCAACCGACGGTTCAAAAGGTTTGGTGTGCCGTTGATTGCGGCATTGTTGTTAACAGGGACGCTGCAAAAAACATGATCCAAGGTGGTGTAATAGATGGTATTGGACATTCTATGTACAGCCAGCTGACCTTTGAAAATGGGGCGCCAAATCAAATGAATTTTGACAAGTATCAACTGATTCGTCATTCCCAAGCCCCCAAGGAAATTGAGGTATTCTTTGTTGAAAATCAAATAGACCCAACTGGATTAGGAGAACCTGGCCTTCCGCCAGCAATTGGAGCACTGGCAAATGCCCTTTACAAGGTCACTGGTCAGCGTCATTACCATCAGCCATTTATGACAGAAAAACAGGTTGTGGGTTAA
- a CDS encoding (2Fe-2S)-binding protein has protein sequence MANFNLKINGKTEQIDIDPTTPMLWVLRDHFNLVGTKYGCGIAQCGACTIHLGDTAVRSCQLPVSAVGEQQITTIEGLSENGDHPVQKAWVEEDVYQCGYCQAGQIMNASAFLKKNPNPTEKEIEVAMNGNICRCGTYLRIKKAIKTAASSENA, from the coding sequence ATGGCCAATTTTAATCTAAAAATCAACGGAAAAACAGAGCAAATAGATATAGATCCTACCACTCCAATGCTCTGGGTACTAAGAGACCATTTTAATTTAGTCGGCACCAAATACGGTTGTGGCATTGCACAATGTGGTGCCTGCACCATACACCTCGGTGATACAGCCGTACGATCCTGCCAATTGCCAGTGTCAGCAGTAGGAGAACAGCAAATTACTACCATAGAAGGACTCTCCGAAAACGGAGACCATCCCGTACAAAAAGCATGGGTGGAAGAAGATGTATATCAATGTGGCTATTGTCAAGCAGGCCAGATCATGAACGCCAGTGCATTTCTTAAAAAGAATCCGAATCCTACCGAGAAAGAAATTGAGGTTGCTATGAACGGCAATATTTGTCGCTGTGGTACGTACTTACGTATCAAAAAGGCAATCAAAACTGCCGCTAGTTCTGAAAACGCTTAA
- a CDS encoding Fic family protein, translated as MEYNWQHKNWPKFTYDASKIDNIVIEFALETGQVKGMIDGLTKEFQQETILQFMISEAIKTSEIEGEYHSRQDVMSSIQKRLGIHYMPTNIRDIKAKGIAELMVEVREDHATALSENLIKGWHQILFSNAQHIKGGYYRTGTEPMVIISGSIGKEIIHYEAPPSETLPGEMNQFVNWYNSFKMNFNTIKESLIKTAIAHLYFESLHPFEDGNGRIGRAIAEKCLSESLGRPLILSISTSIEKDKTAYYNALKKAQRTLEITEWIYYFSQIILNAQKHAKTIIRFTLEKAKFLDRFKPQSNERQIKVITKMLEYGIEGFKGGMTAKKYVSITKTSKATATRDLQDMVEKQCLILKGAGRGVHYKLNLEIS; from the coding sequence ATGGAATATAACTGGCAACATAAAAACTGGCCTAAATTTACATACGATGCTTCAAAAATAGATAACATCGTTATTGAATTTGCTTTAGAAACAGGACAAGTAAAGGGTATGATTGATGGCCTGACTAAGGAATTTCAACAGGAAACTATTCTTCAATTTATGATTAGTGAGGCAATAAAGACTTCAGAAATTGAAGGGGAGTATCATAGTCGTCAAGATGTCATGTCTTCAATACAAAAACGTTTGGGAATTCATTACATGCCAACAAATATTAGAGATATTAAGGCAAAAGGTATTGCCGAGCTTATGGTAGAAGTTCGTGAAGATCATGCTACGGCACTATCAGAAAACTTAATTAAAGGCTGGCACCAGATACTATTTTCCAATGCTCAACATATAAAAGGCGGATACTATAGAACTGGAACCGAACCGATGGTTATTATTTCAGGAAGTATAGGCAAAGAAATTATTCATTACGAAGCTCCCCCTTCAGAGACACTTCCGGGAGAAATGAACCAGTTTGTAAATTGGTACAATTCTTTCAAAATGAATTTCAATACTATCAAAGAGAGTTTAATTAAAACAGCAATAGCACATTTGTATTTTGAGTCATTACATCCATTTGAAGATGGTAACGGACGTATAGGTCGGGCAATTGCTGAAAAATGCCTTTCAGAATCATTAGGGCGTCCCTTGATCCTGAGTATATCTACTTCAATAGAAAAGGATAAAACTGCTTATTACAATGCTCTTAAAAAGGCTCAACGCACCTTGGAAATTACGGAGTGGATCTATTATTTCTCTCAAATTATATTGAATGCTCAAAAACATGCGAAGACCATTATAAGGTTCACTTTGGAAAAGGCTAAATTTTTAGATAGGTTTAAGCCACAATCAAATGAACGGCAAATAAAAGTAATTACAAAAATGCTGGAGTATGGTATTGAAGGATTCAAGGGAGGAATGACAGCAAAAAAATATGTATCAATAACTAAAACATCCAAGGCTACAGCTACACGCGATTTACAGGATATGGTTGAAAAACAATGTTTAATTTTAAAAGGCGCTGGAAGAGGAGTACATTATAAGTTAAATTTAGAAATATCATAA
- a CDS encoding GLPGLI family protein: MKYLLIILLLFLGNLTQAQISEGKITYKATLEDHGFVEDSELTGFPKAIIPNKPSSSPIIFHLFFKDNSALYQAEYDLETKRKLGFKYNKTGVVAEHNRIYYNNLETKENYYQSFWTKDVLVNVENHKWNITKETKKIGDYICYKATTTVQADQIITNNYLKPVIAWFAPEIPISFGIQSFDGLPGLTMELITDQEKGKITYTVSNIELNPREEIKIVKPVGVNFMSETEYMEYINKLNANRF; the protein is encoded by the coding sequence ATGAAATATCTATTGATCATATTATTACTTTTTTTAGGTAATTTAACCCAAGCACAGATTTCTGAAGGAAAAATTACCTACAAAGCAACTTTGGAAGATCATGGTTTTGTGGAGGATAGTGAACTTACAGGATTCCCTAAAGCTATAATCCCTAATAAGCCTTCTTCTTCACCTATAATATTTCACTTGTTTTTTAAAGATAATTCAGCATTATACCAAGCTGAGTATGATTTAGAAACTAAACGAAAATTAGGATTTAAATATAATAAAACTGGTGTGGTAGCAGAACATAATAGGATTTATTATAATAATTTAGAAACCAAGGAAAATTATTATCAAAGCTTCTGGACTAAGGATGTGCTGGTAAACGTAGAAAACCATAAATGGAATATAACCAAGGAAACAAAAAAAATCGGGGATTATATTTGTTATAAGGCAACAACAACTGTACAAGCGGATCAAATAATTACAAATAATTATTTAAAACCCGTAATAGCATGGTTTGCACCAGAGATACCTATTTCTTTCGGGATTCAATCCTTTGACGGATTACCAGGTTTAACCATGGAACTAATTACAGATCAAGAAAAGGGAAAAATCACCTATACGGTGTCTAATATTGAATTAAATCCAAGGGAAGAAATAAAAATAGTCAAGCCTGTTGGCGTAAATTTTATGTCAGAGACAGAATATATGGAGTACATTAACAAATTAAATGCAAATAGGTTTTAG